The following proteins are encoded in a genomic region of Leptolyngbya boryana PCC 6306:
- a CDS encoding helix-turn-helix domain-containing protein produces the protein MSASLNSARVQAYAAKLKGDKSFLRLILVNVAAGINQFRLQSDHSRLEGNKDVVNLYGETERIGALDKRSIQRLERRFRSVLKTDEFWHQTATWILVHLDQWQQESRMPSELGVLSIMSERDMIDSDKWRESSVTSACAWHTASQWLRHLNLPTYGASEIDKLLGIETVDSEETREPLFQDADIERVATGYPILTGAQALINSQWENGEYPYWKKLVGGGFIQHNIVRQSPSSQQMELVPGQAAWEIIKNFGPEAAYVFLIFASYATDSEEPWADQIRLQGTDLIRLFGWDKRTDITIAQKLKKIGSLVELVCSLAVLVSNINIGEKRYNVERGAMWILEGLGYSGQLALTVNANRSGSPSYEPGEPDELYIKVRPGIWTEKFLNASDVSAKEALFQYGYLAKSTLQINPYRQRLASKLAIFLTIMSRIREEGRYEVRTLLERLEPTELLEEIRENRVRRTKVINQWDSALLTLKELGWEIGFDPATYPESIRPAWAVSDEVDATSYRPRNWLATWLKAIVIIKPSEKIQEKLEDHSPVALKAPPAPAQPPALTGEAIQAALDAKGMTKAELADKLNVDRSLVTRWLKGQRKIQPKHQAEIKLILGDLES, from the coding sequence ATGAGCGCTTCCCTCAATTCAGCTCGGGTGCAAGCTTATGCTGCGAAACTGAAGGGGGATAAGTCATTTTTGCGCTTGATTCTTGTGAATGTTGCAGCAGGAATTAATCAGTTCAGATTGCAGTCTGATCACTCACGCCTAGAAGGGAATAAAGATGTTGTCAATCTCTATGGAGAGACTGAGAGGATTGGAGCTTTAGACAAGCGATCGATTCAACGCCTGGAGCGACGGTTTCGTTCTGTTCTCAAGACAGATGAGTTTTGGCATCAGACAGCGACCTGGATTCTGGTTCATCTTGATCAGTGGCAACAAGAATCACGGATGCCGTCAGAGCTTGGAGTGCTATCTATCATGTCAGAGCGTGACATGATAGATAGCGATAAGTGGCGCGAGTCTTCAGTTACGAGTGCCTGTGCTTGGCATACAGCGAGTCAGTGGTTGAGACACTTGAATCTTCCGACATACGGAGCATCTGAAATTGATAAATTGTTAGGCATTGAAACCGTTGATTCTGAGGAAACGCGAGAACCTTTATTCCAGGATGCAGATATTGAACGAGTTGCGACAGGCTACCCCATTCTCACGGGTGCTCAAGCACTGATCAACTCTCAATGGGAAAATGGCGAATATCCTTACTGGAAAAAGCTAGTAGGTGGCGGGTTCATCCAGCACAACATTGTCCGTCAAAGCCCTTCCAGCCAGCAGATGGAATTGGTTCCAGGGCAAGCTGCTTGGGAGATTATTAAGAATTTTGGTCCTGAAGCCGCATATGTTTTTCTCATCTTCGCTTCGTATGCAACTGACTCTGAGGAGCCGTGGGCTGACCAAATTCGGTTGCAGGGGACGGATCTGATCCGACTGTTTGGCTGGGATAAACGCACAGACATTACGATCGCGCAGAAGCTCAAAAAGATTGGCAGCTTAGTAGAATTGGTCTGTAGCCTTGCTGTGCTGGTTAGTAACATCAATATTGGTGAAAAACGGTACAACGTTGAGCGAGGTGCAATGTGGATACTCGAAGGGCTGGGGTATTCAGGTCAACTCGCTTTGACGGTCAATGCGAATCGCTCTGGTTCTCCAAGCTATGAACCAGGGGAACCAGATGAGCTATACATCAAAGTGCGCCCTGGAATTTGGACTGAAAAGTTTTTGAATGCGAGTGATGTGAGTGCGAAGGAAGCGCTCTTTCAATATGGCTATCTCGCAAAAAGTACCCTTCAAATTAACCCTTATCGTCAGCGCTTGGCTTCAAAGCTAGCAATTTTCCTCACAATCATGAGTCGGATTCGGGAAGAAGGTCGTTATGAAGTCAGAACTCTCCTGGAAAGACTGGAGCCAACTGAACTACTAGAAGAAATTCGAGAGAATCGGGTTCGTCGAACGAAGGTCATCAATCAATGGGATAGTGCATTGCTAACGCTGAAAGAGCTGGGATGGGAAATTGGCTTTGATCCAGCAACGTATCCAGAGAGTATTCGACCCGCTTGGGCAGTGAGTGATGAGGTCGATGCGACGAGCTATCGTCCTCGTAATTGGTTAGCGACCTGGCTTAAAGCGATCGTGATCATCAAGCCCTCCGAAAAAATCCAAGAAAAGCTCGAAGATCATTCTCCCGTTGCATTGAAGGCTCCTCCGGCTCCCGCTCAACCTCCGGCTCTAACAGGTGAGGCAATTCAAGCTGCACTGGATGCGAAAGGAATGACCAAAGCAGAGTTAGCAGACAAATTGAACGTCGATCGCTCATTGGTGACACGCTGGCTTAAGGGGCAAAGAAAGATTCAGCCGAAACATCAGGCTGAAATTAAACTGATCCTCGGAGACCTTGAGAGTTAG
- a CDS encoding DUF6788 family protein, translating into MPRRPTITSLQASINRLSSDEQQQLYIWLGQRLQENSMLGADVAPSGVETRNYQGKTYVLQKRRCGRADCSCMDGEVSEVGHGPYWYAYWHESGKTQNHYVGKRPPWMEEAMSEG; encoded by the coding sequence ATGCCGCGCCGACCTACGATCACGTCTTTGCAAGCCTCCATTAATCGTCTGAGTTCCGATGAGCAGCAGCAGCTTTACATTTGGCTCGGTCAGCGGCTGCAAGAAAATTCAATGCTTGGAGCTGATGTAGCTCCAAGCGGAGTTGAGACGCGCAACTATCAAGGAAAAACCTATGTGTTGCAGAAGCGGCGCTGTGGTCGGGCGGATTGCTCGTGTATGGATGGAGAGGTTTCGGAGGTGGGGCATGGACCCTACTGGTATGCGTACTGGCATGAGAGCGGAAAAACGCAGAATCATTATGTTGGGAAACGTCCTCCTTGGATGGAAGAGGCGATGTCTGAGGGGTGA